One window of the Podospora pseudopauciseta strain CBS 411.78 chromosome 4, whole genome shotgun sequence genome contains the following:
- a CDS encoding hypothetical protein (CAZy:AA3; CAZy:AA8; EggNog:ENOG503NXKF; COG:E) yields the protein MKFLSRVGATALAASLYLQHGIAQMADGTYTDQTSGIKFKTWTQGTEATEASPFTFGLALPGDALTKNANEYLGILRCKIEDAAAPGWCGLSHGQAGQMTNALLLVAWASEGTVYTSFRWATGYTLPGLYTGDAKLTQVSSNVTDTHFELIYRCQNCFSWNQDGTSGSVETTQGFLVLGHAAGSSGLENPTCPDRATFGFHDAGFGQWGAPLEGASSESYAEWAELATTTPETDCEGTGPGDAECTPAPEKVYDYIVVGGGAGGIPVADKLSAAGHSVLLIEKGPPSSGRWGGTMKPKWLEGTNLTRFDVPGLCNQIWVDSAGIACTDTDQMAGCVLGGGTAVNAGLWWKPPASDWDYNFPAGWKSKDVEAAANRVFDRIPGTFKPSADGVLYRREGFDVLSSGLRKSGYKEVVANQSPNEKNGAFAHTHFMFRYGERDGPLATYLVSANNRDNFDLWTGSAVRRAIRTGGKVTGVELECLRDGGYSGEVKISAKGGVIFSAGTFGSAKLLMRSGIGPRDQLEIVAGSKDGETFISRDQWIDLPVGSNLIDHLNTDLILTHPDVVFYDFYEAWTAPNEGDKERYLNNRTGILTQAAPNIGPMVWEEVTPSDGIPRQFQWTARVEGDGRITDSPHAMTLSQYLGRGVVSRGRMTITPGLATAVSEHPYLHNAGDKEAVIAGIKKLQAALNVIPNITWVLPPPTGTVEDYVNGLPVSPSARRSNHWMGTAKLGTDDGREGGTAVVDLDTKVYGTDNLFVVDASIFPGMSTGNPSGMIVIAAEKAAERILALKA from the exons ATGAAGTTTCTCAGCCGTGTTGGCGCGACTGCCCTCGCGGCGTCGCTTT ACCTGCAGCATGGCATCGCGCAAATGGCTGATGGTACCTACACTGATCAAACGTCCGGCATCAAATTCAAGACGTGGACTCAAGGCACCGAGGCTACTGAAGCCTCTCCATTTACCTTCGGTCTGGCTCTCCCAGGTGATGCTTTGACCAAAAACGCCAACGAGTACCTTGGTATCCTC CGCTGCAAGATCGAAGATGCCGCTGCTCCCGGCTGGTGCGGTCTTTCCCACGGCCAGGCCGGTCAGATGACCAACGCCCTGCTCCTCGTTGCCTGGGCCTCTGAGGGAACTGTCTACACTTCTTTCCGCTGGGCCACCGGCTACACCTTACCTGGCCTCTACACCGGCGATGCAAAGCTGACCCAAGTTTCTTCGAACGTCACCGACACCCACTTCGAGCTGATCTACCGTTGCCAGAACTGCTTCTCCTGGAACCAAGACGGCACCAGCGGCAGCGTCGAGACAACACAGGGATTCCTCGTTTTGGGCCACGCGGCTGGCAGCTCTGGTCTGGAGAACCCAACCTGCCCTGACCGCGCCACGTTTGGCTTCCACGATGCTGGCTTTGGTCAGTGGGGTGCTCCCTTGGAGGGTGCCAGTTCTGAGTCGTACGCCGAGTGGGCTGAGCTTGCTACGACTACTCCTGAGACTGACTGTGAGGG TACTGGGCCTGGTGATGCTGAGTGCACTCCTGCTCCCGAAAAGGTCTACGACTACATCGTTGTTGGTGGCGGTGCCGGCGGTATCCCCGTTGCCGACAAGCTCAGCGCCGCCGGCCACAGCGTCTTGCTCATCGAAAAGGGACCTCCTTCCTCTGGTCGCTGGGGTGGCACCATGAAGCCCAAGTGGCTCGAGGGAACCAATCTCACTCGCTTCGATGTCCCCGGCCTCTGCAATCAGATCTGGGTCGACAGCGCCGGCATTGCCTGCACTGATACTGACCAGATGGCTGGTTGTGTTCTGGGCGGCGGTACTGCTGTCAACGCCGGTCTCTGGTGGAAG CCCCCCGCGTCTGACTGGGACTACAACTTCCCCGCTGGCTGGAAGTCCAAGGATGTTGAGGCTGCCGCCAACCGTGTCTTCGACCGGATTCCTGGTACATTCAAGCCATCTGCTGATGGTGTCCTCTATCGCCGTGAAGGCTTCGATGTTCTTTCCAGCGGCCTGAGGAAGTCGGGCTACAAGGAGGTTGTTGCCAATCAGTCGCCCAACGAGAAGAACGGCGCGTTTGCACACACCCACTTCATGTTCCGATACGGTGAGAGAGATGGCCCGCTTGCCACATACCTTGTTTCAGCCAACAACCGTGACAACTTTGACCTCTGGACTGGCAGTGCTGTGCGCAGGGCTATCAGAACCGGTGGCAAGGTTACCGGTGTTGAACTCGAATGCTTGAGGGACGGTGGCTACAGCGGTGAAGTCAAGATTAGCGCCAAGGGTGGTGTCATCTTCTCTGCTGGTACTTTTGGCTCTGCCAAGCTTCTCATGCGCA GCGGTATCGGTCCCCGTGACCAGCTCGAGATCGTTGCCGGCTCCAAGGACGGCGAGACCTTCATCTCTCGGGATCAGTGGATCGACCTCCCGGTCGGCTCCAACCTGATTGACCATCTCAACACCGATCTTATCTTGACTCACCCCGACGTCGTCTTCTATGACTTTTACGAGGCCTGGACTGCCCCCAATGAGGGTGACAAGGAGCGTTATCTCAACAACCGCACTGGTATCTTGACCCAGGCTGCCCCCAACATCGGACCCATGGTCTGGGAAGAGGTTACTCCTTCTGACGGCATCCCCCGTCAATTCCAATGGACTGCCCgtgttgagggagatggtcGCATCACTGACTCCCCAC ATGCCATGACTCTCAGCCAGTACCTCGGAAGAGGTGTCGTTTCCAGAGGCCGGATGACCATCACCCCTGGTCTCGCCACCGCTGTTTCCGAGCACCCCTATCTCCACAACGCTGGTGACAAGGAGGCCGTTATTGCTGGTATCAAGAAGCTTCAAGCCGCCCTTAACGTGATCCCCAACATCACCTGGgtccttccccctcccaccggAACTGTTGAGGACTATGTCAATGGC CTCCCTGTCTCCCCATCCGCCCGCCGCTCCAACCACTGGATGGGTACTGCCAAGCTTGGCACTGATGATGGTCGTGAGGGTGGTACTGCCGTAGTTGACTTGGACACCAAGGTCTATGGCACTGACAACCTCTTTGTGGTTGACGCCTCCATCTTCCCTGGTATGTCGACGGGTAACCCGTCTGGCATGATCGTCATCGCGGctgagaaggctgctgagaGGATCTTGGCCCTCAAGGCTTAA